The Pochonia chlamydosporia 170 chromosome 1, whole genome shotgun sequence genome window below encodes:
- a CDS encoding 4-hydroxyphenylpyruvate dioxygenase (similar to Neosartorya fischeri NRRL 181 XP_001260052.1), whose translation MAPSAVSPQQRPVDSGAVQPPSGGNFTGYDHVTWWVGNAKQAAAYYVNLFGFKHIAYRGLETGSRYFASYVVANNDVRFVFTSPLRSAVHLPADEAISPEDKKLLDEMYAHLERHGDAVKDVAFEVDNVEGVYHKAVKEGAVAVQGPTQFQDEEHGSVTTAVICTYGDTTHTLINRGSYTGPFLPGFREGKKSTASVSLPDVKLARIDHCVGNQDWNEMVSACAFYEQCLSFHRFWSVDDKQICTEFSALSSIVMASPNNLVKMPINEPAAGKKKSQIEEYVIFNSGAGVQHIALLTPSIIDAVTALRARGVEFINVPQTYYDTMRQRLKTEKRNWELKEDLDTIQRLNILIDYDEGGYLLQLFTKPLMDRPTVFIEIIQRNEFEGFGAGNFKSLFEAIEREQAERGNL comes from the coding sequence ATGGCACCATCAGCAGTCTCGCCGCAACAGCGACCCGTCGACTCTGGCGCTGTACAGCCTCCCTCCGGGGGAAACTTCACCGGCTACGACCACGTAACCTGGTGGGTAGGCAACGCCAAGCAAGCAGCGGCCTACTACGTCAACCTCTTTGGCTTCAAGCACATTGCGTACCGGGGCCTCGAGACGGGCAGCCGGTACTTTGCGTCGTACGTCGTGGCCAACAACGACGTGCGCTTCGTCTTCACGTCGCCGCTGCGCTCGGCGGTCCACCTGCCCGCCGACGAGGCCATCAGCCCcgaggacaagaagctcCTGGACGAGATGTACGCGCACCTGGAGCGGCACGGCGACGCCGTCAAGGACGTGGCCTTTGAGGTCGACAACGTAGAGGGCGTGTACCACAAGGCCGTCAAGGAGGGCGCCGTCGCGGTGCAAGGCCCGACGCAGTTCCAGGACGAGGAGCACGGCTCCGTCACCACAGCCGTCATCTGCACATACGGCGACACGACGCACACGCTCATCAACCGCGGCTCATACACCGGCCCTTTCCTCCCGGGCTTCAGGGAGGGCAAGAAGTCCACCGCCAGCGTGTCCCTGCCGGACGTGAAGCTCGCGCGTATCGACCACTGCGTCGGCAACCAGGACTGGAACGAGATGGTCTCCGCGTGCGCCTTCTACGAGCAGTGCCTGTCCTTCCACCGCTTCTGGTCCGTCGACGACAAGCAAATCTGCACAGAGTTCTCTGCCCTGTCGTCCATCGTCATGGCGTCCCCCAACAACCTCGTCAAGATGCCCATCAACGAGCCTGCcgcgggaaagaagaagtcccAGATCGAGGAGTacgtcatcttcaactcggGCGCCGGCGTCCAGCACATTGCCCTGCTCACGCCGAGCATCATTGACGCAGTTACTGCTCTGAGGGCCAGGGGCGTCGAGTTCATCAACGTCCCGCAGACGTACTACGACACCATGCGCCAGCGGCTCAAGACGGAGAAGCGCAACTGGGAGCTCAAGGAGGACCTGGACACCATTCAGCGACTGAACATTCTTATTGATTACGATGAGGGCGGCTacttgctgcagctgttcaCGAAGCCGTTGATGGATCGTCCTACCGTCTTTATTGAGATTATTCAGCGTAATGAGTTTGAGGGCTTTGGCGCTGGTAACTTTAAGAGTTTGTTTGAGGCGATTGAGCGTGAGCAGGCGGAGAGAGGGAACCTGTAA
- a CDS encoding TFIIH basal transcription factor complex p47 subunit (similar to Metarhizium acridum CQMa 102 XP_007808354.1), with the protein MADSDGEFVADDMSDDELVDHQVTDDEGPSSRSKPSRSKRKKKNGEQAWEKSKRSWELNLPEEDQDGMLNLSLLEAEKRRRLMRDTTPLQRGIIRHMILVLDMSFAMTEKDLLPTRYRLTISYALAFVKEYFEQNPISQLGILGMRDGVAVRISDLSGNPADHIERLKAVEGQDPQGNPSLQNALEMCRGALFHAPSHGTREVLIIYGALLSSDPGDIHETIANLITDKIRVSIVGLSAQVAICADLCSKTNAGDDSQYNVAMDEVHFRDLFLASTTPPVKRVLLMLVSISRAAKEQGRWG; encoded by the exons atggccgacTCTGACGGCGAATTCGTCGCGGACGACATGTCGGACGATGAACTGGTTGATCACCAAGTGACCGACGACGAAGGCCCCTCATCGCGCAGCAAACCCTCCCGATCGaagcggaagaagaaaaatggCGAACAAGCCTGGGAGAAGTCTAAAAGATCGTGGGAACTAAACTTGCCCGAGGAGGACCAAGATGGCATGCTCAATCTCTCACTGTTGGAGGCGGAGAAGCGCCGGCGGTTGATGCGTGACACCACTCCTCTCCAGCGAGGTATCATACGGCACATGATTTTGGTCTTGGATATGTCGTTTGCCATGACGGAGAAGGACCTGCTTCCTACGCGGTACAGGCTAACGATAAGCTACGCGCTGGCGTTTGTCAAGGAGTATTTTGAGCAGAACCCCATCTCGCAGCTGGGCATTCTTGGCATGAGGGATGGTGTGGCTGTGAGGATAAGTGACCTCAGTGGTAATCCTGCAGATCATATCGAGCGGTTGAAAGCAGTGGAAGGGCAAGATCCCCAGGGGAATCCTAGTTTGCAGAATGCGCTGGAGATGTGCCGCGGCGCACTTTT TCACGCACCTTCACACGGAACTCGAGAAGTTCTCATTATTTATGGCGCCTTATTGTCGAGCGACCCTGGAGATATTCACGAAACGATTGCCAATCTCATCACGGACAAGATACGGGTCTCCATCGTCGGTCTTTCCGCACAAGTCGCCATTTGCGCGGACTTGTGCTCAAAAACGAATGCAGGAGATGACTCCCAATACAATGTTGCCATGGATGAAGTCCACTTTAGAGATTTATTTCTTGCCAGTACGACACCACCG GTCAAGCGCGTGCTTCTCATGCTTGTGTCCATTTCCAGAGCCGCCAAAGAACAAGGTCGATGGGGGTAA
- a CDS encoding chitin synthase export chaperone (similar to Metarhizium robertsii ARSEF 23 XP_007821051.1), translating to MGSTDFGNFDDFCKDSTLPVCNVSQIRNIPGNLMSYHYWRLLSRGAIPLISITLQLFSGPRHDQNGPWGGCQLKGIPLSNGRHLANLGSIILCGAAIATSLVLLLRSERKRAAVGRREMQLFLAGYILISICEIFSVGGFPLNSTARVVFSAIHIGMIIATTWILMLNAIIGYQLIDDGTPLSMGLLILSAGVLFVGTGYIALDTGLKWTGYWDSSYDLPNRNIALYVLYQLVPLIFLVAFFVLETILVLRILGEIRPMIYLAAAAVLFAIGQVFNYAISKYICDGTSGKIDGALFETLFTLLSVVAVWIFWSSITEDDWPMQPSGQYD from the exons ATGGGGTCGACTGACTTTGGAAACTTCGAC GACTTCTGCAAGGACTCCACCTTGCCGGTGTGTAATGTGAGTCAAATTCGAAATATCCCAGGCAACCTGATGAGCTATCATTACTGGCGATTGCTGTCCCGAGGGGCCATTCCACTGATTTCCATTACGTTGCAGCTATTTTCGGGTCCTCGACACGACCAAAATGGTCCTTGGGGAGGATGCCAACTCAAAGGAATCCCGTTAAGCAACGGCCGCCATTTGGCTAACCTGGGCTCAATTATTCTCTGCGgcgctgccattgccacttCACTAGTGCTGCTGTTACGATCcgaaagaaaaagagcagCTGTCGGCCGCAG GGAAATGCAATTATTCCTGGCTGGATACATTCTTATTAGTATATGCGAAATCTTCTCAGTCGGTGGTTTTCCCCTCAATTCAACCGCTCGAGTT GTTTTCAGTGCCATCCACATTGGCATGATCATTGCGACCACCTGGATACTAATGctcaacgccatcattgGTTATCAGTTAATTGATGACGGAACTCCGCTCTCTATGGGCCTTCTGATACTCTCTGCCGGTGTTTTATTTGTTGGAACTGGATATATCGCTCTGGACACTGGCCTCAAGTGGACCGGCTACTGGGATAGTAGCTATGACCTGCCAAACCGAAACATCGCCCTCTATGTTTTATACCAGCTAGTGCCGCTTATTTTCCTTGTCGCCTTCTTCGTTTTGGAAACCATCTTGGTCCTTCGAATCCTCGGAGAGATTCGGCCCATGATTtaccttgctgctgctgctgtactTTTTGCCATTGGCCAAGTATTCAACTATGCCATTAGCAAGTACATTTGCGATGGCACCAGCGGCAAGATTGATGGAGCCTTATTTGAGACACTCTTTACTCTGCTCTCCGTTGTGGCCGTTTGGATCTTCTGGTCCAGCATTACCGAAGACGACTGGCCCATGCAACCCAGTGGTCAGTACGACTGA